Genomic DNA from Coffea arabica cultivar ET-39 chromosome 7e, Coffea Arabica ET-39 HiFi, whole genome shotgun sequence:
ATTTTGCAACAAAGATAAAAGTATACTAATTACAGAATAAAACCCTCCCTCGGCATTTGACCCTAAACTTTTCTGTTATAGAAAACGAAGTTCCATCAGGATACGTTTGATCGAATTAGTATTTGAGGTAGAGAAGATTCACAGTTTAGTCGAGGCACGTTAGCAATCTGACCCTTGACCTAGTGATCGAAAGCAACATAAACGTGGCTTGTAAAGTAGATTGTGGCTGCTAGACTACTCCAATGGGCATATgcatgtttttattcaatgtcaATCTGAAAGTCGTTGATGTTGCTTTCACTTAATTAAGCCTCCGTTTGGTGGACCTCTACTGTAGTTGGTACTTATTCCACATGCAACAAACAAGCTACTCTATCGTCTGATTGCTATTCAAAAGCAAAGGGCATCAAGGAAGAATCAGGAAGAGGGTGACGAGTGAATACCAAATTCCTTCTTTAAGCGGAGAAATCAAGACTAGTAACTGGTCGACCATACGTGTAATATGTTATAGTAATCATATACTAAAAGATTGTAATTCATTTATCTGTTCATATTGATATACCTAAACCTCTGCCTCCTTAGCTTTTATCATCTCCTCATGGGATACCACAAAATCaacacatcttttttttttttgaacccgAAGCCGTAATTCTTTTTTACAATGTATATTATCACATAGATGTTAGATATAAAACCCTCCATTTCTATATTCAACCAAGAAAAGGTACGTTGGCATTGAGCTTGTAAGGTACGTCACTAAATATGCTAGAACATCAATTTGGTaccaaagcaaaaaaaaaaaaagggtacatTCTGCATCCATGTTCTGCACCTAGTGGAAAATAAATGTCAGGTATCGGATTGCAGGCCCACAATAATTCTGCCATCAGCTGTTGGACATTTATATTGCTTAACGCTACCACCCTCTTCAACTTTCCTCTTGCACAGCCACTTCTGTTGAATTCTACAACAATGGAAAAGAACTTGGTCAAACATTTTCCCAACCTGTACATCATGTTGGTTCCTTTGGTGTCTTCATTTACAACGTCAATGAGTATAATATGTACCCCGGATACTGGGACAACCAACAATATTATCTTGTAGGACCATCAACTCTGATCTCCATTCCAGCTTCATCTTCATCGCTATGATTTCCATGTTCAGCAGAAGGTCGCTTCAGTCTTTGGAATATGTCATCAAGAGATTCTGACGAGGATGCACGAGATAAAATTTGGGTCTCTTGAACTTGACGCAAAGGCAGAAATTTTTTAGATTCCATGTTTGCTTTAAAAGTTTGAAAACCTGCCTTCATAGATGCCCACCTCGAGGCTAAACCGGACTTAATACCACTTGAGCTCCCAGATTTAGAGCTTCCGGCATCAAGCAAAGAGACCTTTGCAGATGCCATATTCTCTGCTAGCTTCTGGTTAGGTATTTGTTTGCTCTGTTCCCTCATGGAAGCATATTTGCTGCTAATGGCTTCTTTGCTCCCCCCATACTTACTACGGGCCTCCTCCTTCAAAGGTTTTGATGAACTTCCCTTCAGATCATCCTCGATCACGTCTGTCGTAACCTTCATTTCAACAGTACTCCTGTCCTGAACATTTTAGTTTGCATTAGCTCTTAGTCAGATACAACCAAGTAGTCCTAGCAGGAGAGCAGACAAGACATACTGATAGGACATATTGACTATGCTGGTTCTGAAGTGAGAAACTTTACAAGTTGGAGCAATTCGATATCCAAATTCATCAGATTCACATTCATCTTCTATATTAAAAGACATATAGTGGAGGTTATCCTGAAGAAGTGACCCACAAAAGCCACTATACCAGGGAAGACAACATACCATGTCATGGCTGCCGGACTCCAAATCCGTGCTCATGCCATTGAAGTTCCTGGCCAAAGGAATAACATGCTCACCAACTTTGCGGCCTTGTTCAAGCCAAGTTCGTTCTGTAAAAGTAGGAAGTTAAATTGGTGTACACAGGGTAATTCCATTCGGAAAGAAACAATAAGCTGTATTGTATCTGAGTGAGAgaaggggagagagagagagggagaggcaATTCTACAGAAAATAGACAAGAATCTGATTTTGATATCCAGCAGTTGAAATAAATGCATATGAACTCTGTTCACCTCTTTGCAGTATAAGCAATCCTGATGGGTCAAAACCATCCACATCATCTTCTTCAGTCTGAAGTCTAAGTCTCTTCCAGCTCCCAAAGAAAGCGATGACACGGTTAAAGAAATTGCTAGCAACCAACAGCGTGTATATAACCATGATAAGAGGATATATATTGTTAAATCCTTTACCAAAGAATGGGACAGCACTGTCAATGGTTCCCATCCGCTGCAATCAGAAATTTGTTCCATGTCAACAAACTATTCAACAGTGATGGAGATTTAGATCATATCAAAACCAAATTTGACATTGCTATGGGATATGCCATTATTCATGAACTCAAggaagaaacaaaaggggtaaatACCCAGTGATGCAGAGACCATGAAAGAGGCTAATAAAGAATATGTTACATTAATATCACATCAACATATCAAAAGGCAAACCATTCCACCTCTCTTGGAAAGGGGACGAAGCCCAAGGGTGTTAATTAATTCCcattattgttaattttgatTTCTAGAAACAGACCTTGTACGATAACTAAAGTGAAAGAATGGATGGCAAAGAAGATTTACATAAATGAGTGAGCTCCCTGCACGTTGAATTTATCATCTATAAGCAAAACCAATTTGACAATTCAGGAACTGAAGAAATAGAAAATAGCacattataataaaataaagctTCTTCATCACAACTTTTGACCATGCCTCAAACTAATTTACTTCGAGGCTTTCTAATGTATataaaaggaattaaacatTTCTGCaggcaaaaaaataaataaataaataaacatttcTGCAGGCAAGATTGAACAACAAAATAGTATCGCACACAGTTTGTTGTCTGAAAAATCTGATCATATacaaaaacaaaaggcaaatATATGTTGAAAAAGGTTTACTGGCTACAAGGAAGCTCACCGTCTCAAATATAGTTTTTTTATCCCCGTGAAGACTAATGAGATTGAGAAAATTATACGAGATCGGAGGCGCATATCGAGCAACCATCCTGAGAGACATGCAAGGAAGTCTTGTTAGGAACAACTTTTTTAAGGGTATTAGTCAAGCATGATTATTCTAGTATTGCCACAAGAAAACTTACGAGCATATCATTAGCAAGCTGACTGAGCTTGTTTGCCTTGGTGTGAATGAATAGAACATCAGCCTCCCAACTttaaatagtgaatagtaagtGCAAATGCACATATACATCAAAGGAACAAATGCAAAGACCTGATGATGGAGAAGAAAGAATTAGACTACAGTTCATGTGAAGACCATGCATTCAGGTGGCAATTTACTTTCTTTGGTGGCCAGGGGCCATGGAGGGCTGGGGCAGGAGGGAAAATCCTATGCTCAATCTGAACAAAATCAGGTGTGACATGCATGCACAGGCACACAAGGAATCAACACTACCAATTGgcagggaaaaaaaatcatgaaattgtGCTTCAGAGAATGCAAGCTAGTTGAAGATATTGCTACTATGACAGCTGCTCACAACCTCATGCTACAAATGATTCTACAATATTTCTTTAGTAAGAAGTTAAGCAGACTAAAAGCGCAGCTGTTAGTTAGGATCTGATGCTATTAGAAGGAATCCCCCTGAGACTATTTTGAACACTTTTGGTGCAATTAGAGAACAATATAGAAAATCAAATTGGCACCTGCACAAGAACCTCTTGATTTCCTGCAGACTTTATCAGTATTGAGAATAGAGATAAATCTACTCCTCCAATCAACATGGTTGCCTCTGCCAAAAGAATAGCAGCAGACATGCAACCAAGAATGACAGCCAAAACTTTCTCAAATTGCTTTTCCAGGATGCACCGCCAGATAAATTCTGCAAAAACATGGTCAAGGTTTCAACCTAACACTAACAACAAGGTGTAACCAACAAACAGAAATACCAACTCCAATAGTCCGTCTCTGTGCGGAGTTCAaatatgaatttggaaattgtCAGGACTttcaatttctaggttttcttttGCCTAATTTCCTGCCAGATTGAAATTCCTAATGATTCTCAACTCTCTGTGCCTATTGTAGATCAAAATACTATCGAATGAtaaaatcatttgatttattaTAAAGGCAGATTGTGAATCCATTTTATCATATCTTTATACATGTTCAAAGAATCTTATTTCCAAAGAAGATTGGTTAAATTGTTAACAATTTAATCTCCATGCTTTCCAATTCTGTCAACCTCATAAGTGGTTTTAATTTCAAAATCCAGAGGTAAGAATGCACCTGTTACAAGGTCACTTTGCAAACAGTATAACACTCCAATTAGAAGAAATAAAGACTCAATAAATAttaagaaaagaacaaaaaattaaatttctacCAAGCATAATTTGGATCATCACAAAATGATACTCGTTAGATATATTTGTCAATTCGATTTTCACCTTTTATGAAAGATATTTTATCAGTGAAGTGGTTCAAATATCCCTCACTCCCATTATATGAATACACTCCTTCAATCATTTGCTCATTTTGTATACACAAGTAAATCTCATTCAACTCCTTATTCTAATAAAAGAATGCTTTTATTCcattaatgttaaatgaaaatttctcaaacacaTTACATGAAGTTTAACAACAAATCTTAAAAGCAATAACAAATGCACCTCAAAACTAATCCTTACTGTCCTAGAAATGGAACACCAATTCCCAAATGCTATTTTTCGTTGATTTCTTTCAGTAACTGGGTATAAGAGCAAATTCAAAAGACAAACTGAACTTTCATGACAATTACCCAAGGCATCCAGAAAGGATCCAAATGACCCATTCCGCTCAGGTCTGAGGCTGGAGACATACTTCCTGCAACAACAACAAACAACCGGTGCTCACATTTCAGCTTTACAGACATAAATATGAACCACTTAGAAGTATATAAAATTGATAACAAAATACAAAGATAACATGTGATTTTAAACATGCACAATAACACTTGCCATAAATataatgcaaaagaaaaaaacactAGCACTAGCAAGACAAGAAAAACGGGTAATTTCACCTTGCAAGACGAGACATTTCAGCAAGGAATGCAAAAGAGACATATCTTGCTAAACTCAATAAGGAGATTAGAGCCAAATCACAATGAGAGCTATATTTTCATTCAAATCAACTGCATATGTattataaaaataaagaaaatcaaCAATTAAAGGCATCAGAATACTAACCATTTCTCATTAAGCAATACGAGATTCAGAAACTTAAATACACCCaatctaaaatatcaaattatATATTGATTAATCTAAGATTATCTGGATTCATCAAAAGGAAGTACGTAGCTTAATCCGATAAATGACCTGGAATAACAGGGAAGCATGTCAAATAGTATAGTAAGTTGCAAGCAGAAACCTTTTTCACAAAATAATGTAATAACAAAATTTCTAAACAGATGTCACAACAGGCTGTCATATTCTCACTTATTAGCATAAGAATGAGTACAATCTTCTCAATCATCCAAAAATTAGTCCAAGTATCCAATATACTATCAGGTCAGACAAGTGGGCTGTCGtgttctccttcttct
This window encodes:
- the LOC113701830 gene encoding uncharacterized protein, encoding MWVFYLISLPLTLGMVILTLRYFAGPDVPRYVYFTVAYTWFCSISIIILVPADIWTTIIGHYNGGISFFWSWSYWSTFLLTWIAVPLIQGFEDAGDFTVTERLKTSIHVNLVFYLIVGSIGLLGLILLVTMSKNWDRDLLGFAMACSNTFGLVTGAFLLGFGLSEIPKGIWRNADWTTRQKVLSHKIAKMAVKLDDAHKELSNAIVVAQATSKQMSKRDPLRRYMDVIDNMLVQMFREDPSFKPQGGRLGENDMDYDTDEKSMATLRCHLRGAREEYYRCKSEYMTFVLKALELEDTTKNYDQRSATGWKYVSSLRPERNGSFGSFLDALEFIWRCILEKQFEKVLAVILGCMSAAILLAEATMLIGGVDLSLFSILIKSAGNQEVLVQVFAFVPLMYMCICTYYSLFKVGRLMFYSFTPRQTSSVSLLMICSMVARYAPPISYNFLNLISLHGDKKTIFETRMGTIDSAVPFFGKGFNNIYPLIMVIYTLLVASNFFNRVIAFFGSWKRLRLQTEEDDVDGFDPSGLLILQRERTWLEQGRKVGEHVIPLARNFNGMSTDLESGSHDMDRSTVEMKVTTDVIEDDLKGSSSKPLKEEARSKYGGSKEAISSKYASMREQSKQIPNQKLAENMASAKVSLLDAGSSKSGSSSGIKSGLASRWASMKAGFQTFKANMESKKFLPLRQVQETQILSRASSSESLDDIFQRLKRPSAEHGNHSDEDEAGMEIRVDGPTR